A section of the Citrobacter farmeri genome encodes:
- the fdoH gene encoding formate dehydrogenase O subunit beta: MAYQSQDIIRRSATNGFTPAPRAREHQEEVAKLIDVTTCIGCKACQVACSEWNDIRDEIGSNVGVYDNPADLTAKSWTVMRFSEVEQNDKLEWLIRKDGCMHCADPGCLKACPAEGAIIQYANGIVDFQSEQCIGCGYCIAGCPFDVPRLNPEDNRVYKCTLCVDRVNVGQEPACVKTCPTGAIHFGTKEDMKTLAGERVAELKTRGYDNAGLYDPAGVGGTHVMYVLHHADKPNLYHGLPENPEISATVKFWKGIWKPLAAVGFAATFAASIFHYVGVGPNRADEEENNLHEEKDDEVRK, encoded by the coding sequence ATGGCTTATCAATCGCAAGACATTATCCGTCGTTCCGCGACTAACGGTTTCACCCCCGCGCCGCGTGCGCGGGAACATCAGGAAGAGGTGGCGAAGCTCATCGACGTCACTACCTGTATCGGCTGTAAAGCCTGTCAGGTGGCCTGTTCAGAGTGGAACGACATCCGCGATGAAATCGGTAGCAACGTCGGGGTGTATGACAACCCGGCGGATTTAACCGCCAAATCCTGGACGGTGATGCGCTTCTCGGAAGTAGAGCAGAACGACAAACTGGAATGGCTGATCCGCAAGGACGGCTGTATGCACTGCGCCGATCCGGGCTGCCTGAAAGCATGTCCGGCAGAAGGGGCTATCATTCAGTATGCCAACGGGATTGTCGACTTCCAGTCTGAGCAGTGCATCGGCTGCGGTTACTGTATCGCCGGTTGCCCATTCGACGTGCCGCGACTGAACCCGGAAGACAACCGCGTCTATAAATGTACGCTGTGCGTTGACCGCGTGAATGTCGGCCAGGAGCCGGCCTGCGTGAAAACCTGCCCAACGGGTGCGATCCACTTTGGCACCAAAGAGGATATGAAAACGCTGGCAGGCGAGCGCGTGGCGGAACTGAAAACCCGTGGTTACGACAATGCGGGCCTGTACGATCCGGCGGGCGTTGGTGGGACGCACGTGATGTATGTGCTGCACCATGCTGACAAACCGAATCTGTACCACGGTCTGCCGGAGAACCCGGAAATCAGCGCCACCGTGAAATTCTGGAAAGGGATCTGGAAGCCTCTTGCTGCGGTCGGCTTTGCCGCGACCTTTGCGGCCAGCATCTTCCATTACGTCGGTGTCGGTCCGAACCGTGCGGATGAGGAAGAGAACAACCTGCATGAAGAGAAAGACGATGAGGTGCGCAAATGA
- the fdnG gene encoding formate dehydrogenase-N subunit alpha, with product MQVSRRQFFKICAGGMAGTTAAALGFAPGVALAETRQYKLLRTRETRNTCTYCSVGCGLLMYSLGDGAKNAKASIFHIEGDPDHPVNRGALCPKGAGLVDFIHSESRLKFPEYRAPGSDKWQQISWDEAFDRIAKLMKEDRDANYIAQNAEGVTVNRWLSTGMLCASASSNETGFLTQKFTRALGMLAVDNQARVUHGPTVASLAPTFGRGAMTNHWVDIKNANLIVVMGGNAAEAHPVGFRWAMEAKIHNGAKLIVIDPRFTRTASVADFYTPIRSGTDIAFLSGVILYLLTNEKYNREYTEAYTNASLIVREDFGFDDGLFTGYDADARKYDKTSWNYELDENGFAKRDTTLQHPRCVWNLLKQHVSRYTPDMVENICGTPKADFLKVCEYIAETSAKDKTASFLYALGWTQHSIGSQNIRTMAMIQLLLGNMGMAGGGVNALRGHSNIQGLTDLGLLSQSLPGYLTLPNEKQPDLQTYLTANTPKPLLKDQVNYWGNYPKFFVSLMKAFYGDKATAENNWGFDWLPKWDKGYDVLQYFEMMKEGKVNGYICQGFNPVASFPNKNKTIASLSKLKFLVTIDPLNTETSTFWQNHGESNDVDPSKIQTEVFRLPSTCFAEENGSIVNSGRWLQWHWKGADAPGIAVTDGEILAGIFLRLRKMYAEQSGANPEQVLSMTWNYATPHEPASEEVAMESNGKALADLIDPATGAVIVKKGQQLSSFAQLRDDGTTSSGCWIFAGSWTPEGNQMARRDNADPSGLGNTLGWAWAWPLNRRILYNRASADPQGNPWDPKRQILKWDGAKWSGMDIPDYSAAAPGSDVGPFIMQPEGMGRLFALDKMAEGPFPEHYEPFETPLGTNPLHPNVISNPAARIFKGDAEALGKADKFPYVGTTYRLTEHFHYWTKHALLNAIAQPEQFVEIGETLANKLGIAHGDTVKVSSNRGYIKAKAVVTKRIRTLKADGKDIDTIGIPIHWGYEGVAKKGFIANTLTPSVGDANSQTPEFKSFLVNVEKV from the coding sequence ATGCAGGTCAGCAGAAGGCAGTTCTTTAAGATCTGCGCTGGCGGTATGGCAGGCACCACGGCGGCGGCACTGGGCTTTGCGCCCGGCGTAGCGCTCGCGGAAACACGGCAATATAAACTGCTGCGCACCCGCGAAACCCGTAATACCTGCACTTACTGTTCCGTTGGTTGTGGGCTATTGATGTACAGCCTCGGTGACGGTGCAAAAAACGCCAAAGCGTCTATCTTCCATATCGAAGGTGACCCGGACCATCCGGTCAATCGTGGTGCGCTCTGCCCGAAAGGGGCCGGTCTGGTGGACTTTATCCACTCCGAAAGCCGCCTGAAATTCCCTGAGTACCGCGCGCCAGGCTCGGATAAATGGCAGCAGATCAGCTGGGATGAGGCATTTGACCGCATCGCTAAGCTGATGAAAGAAGACCGCGATGCCAACTACATTGCGCAAAACGCCGAAGGCGTTACCGTTAACCGCTGGCTTTCTACCGGGATGCTGTGTGCTTCCGCGTCCAGTAATGAAACCGGCTTTTTAACGCAAAAATTTACCCGCGCGCTCGGTATGCTCGCGGTCGACAACCAGGCGCGTGTCTGACACGGACCAACGGTAGCAAGTCTTGCTCCAACATTTGGTCGCGGTGCGATGACCAACCACTGGGTCGACATCAAGAACGCCAACCTCATCGTGGTGATGGGCGGCAATGCCGCTGAAGCACACCCGGTCGGGTTCCGCTGGGCGATGGAAGCGAAAATTCACAACGGCGCGAAGCTGATTGTGATCGATCCTCGCTTTACGCGTACGGCGTCGGTAGCCGATTTCTACACACCTATTCGTTCTGGTACTGACATTGCCTTCCTGTCAGGCGTCATCCTGTACCTGCTAACTAACGAAAAATATAACCGCGAATACACCGAAGCCTATACCAACGCCAGCCTGATCGTGCGTGAAGATTTTGGCTTCGATGATGGTCTGTTTACTGGCTATGACGCGGATGCACGCAAGTACGACAAAACCAGTTGGAACTATGAGCTGGACGAAAACGGCTTTGCGAAACGCGATACCACGCTGCAACACCCGCGCTGTGTCTGGAACCTGCTGAAACAGCACGTCTCCCGCTACACGCCGGACATGGTGGAAAACATCTGCGGTACGCCAAAAGCCGACTTCCTGAAAGTGTGCGAGTACATTGCAGAGACCAGCGCGAAAGATAAAACCGCCTCGTTCCTGTATGCATTGGGCTGGACGCAGCACTCCATTGGTTCGCAAAACATCCGCACCATGGCGATGATTCAGTTGCTGCTCGGCAACATGGGGATGGCAGGCGGCGGCGTTAACGCCCTGCGTGGCCACTCCAACATTCAGGGGCTGACGGACCTGGGCCTGCTGTCGCAAAGTCTGCCGGGCTACCTGACGCTGCCAAATGAAAAACAGCCGGATCTGCAAACGTATCTGACCGCCAACACGCCGAAACCGCTGCTGAAAGATCAGGTCAACTACTGGGGCAACTACCCGAAATTCTTCGTCTCGTTGATGAAGGCCTTCTATGGTGACAAAGCAACGGCGGAAAATAACTGGGGCTTTGACTGGCTGCCGAAGTGGGACAAAGGGTACGACGTATTGCAATACTTCGAGATGATGAAAGAGGGTAAGGTCAATGGCTACATCTGCCAGGGCTTCAACCCGGTCGCGTCATTCCCGAATAAAAACAAGACGATTGCCTCACTGTCTAAACTGAAGTTCCTGGTGACTATCGATCCGCTTAACACGGAGACCTCCACCTTCTGGCAAAACCACGGTGAGTCGAACGATGTGGATCCATCGAAAATCCAGACCGAGGTGTTCCGTCTGCCATCCACCTGCTTCGCCGAAGAAAACGGTTCAATCGTTAACTCCGGTCGCTGGCTGCAGTGGCACTGGAAAGGCGCTGACGCCCCGGGGATCGCGGTTACCGACGGTGAAATCCTGGCCGGGATCTTCCTGCGCCTGCGTAAAATGTATGCTGAACAGAGCGGTGCCAACCCTGAACAGGTGCTGAGCATGACCTGGAACTACGCCACGCCACATGAACCGGCATCGGAAGAAGTGGCGATGGAGAGCAACGGCAAAGCGCTGGCCGATCTCATCGACCCGGCAACGGGCGCAGTGATCGTGAAAAAAGGCCAACAGCTCAGCTCGTTTGCCCAACTGCGTGACGACGGCACCACCTCCAGCGGCTGCTGGATTTTCGCCGGTAGCTGGACGCCGGAAGGCAACCAGATGGCGCGGCGCGATAACGCCGATCCATCCGGTCTCGGCAATACGCTGGGCTGGGCATGGGCATGGCCGCTGAACCGCCGCATCCTGTACAACCGTGCTTCCGCTGACCCGCAGGGCAATCCGTGGGATCCGAAGCGCCAAATCCTGAAATGGGATGGCGCGAAGTGGAGCGGGATGGATATTCCGGACTACAGCGCCGCCGCACCAGGCAGCGATGTCGGACCGTTCATCATGCAGCCTGAAGGGATGGGTCGCCTGTTTGCTCTCGACAAGATGGCAGAAGGGCCGTTCCCGGAACACTACGAACCGTTTGAAACGCCGCTGGGGACCAACCCGCTGCATCCGAACGTTATCTCTAACCCTGCCGCCCGTATCTTTAAGGGCGACGCCGAAGCGCTGGGTAAAGCCGATAAGTTCCCGTACGTCGGGACCACGTATCGTCTGACCGAGCACTTCCACTACTGGACCAAGCATGCGCTGCTTAACGCTATCGCACAGCCAGAACAGTTTGTGGAGATCGGGGAAACGCTGGCGAATAAGCTCGGCATCGCGCATGGCGATACCGTTAAAGTCTCCTCTAACCGCGGCTACATCAAGGCCAAAGCAGTGGTGACCAAGCGTATTCGCACGCTGAAGGCAGATGGTAAGGATATCGATACTATCGGTATTCCCATTCACTGGGGCTATGAAGGCGTGGCGAAGAAAGGGTTCATTGCGAACACCCTGACACCGTCGGTGGGCGATGCAAACTCACAAACGCCGGAATTTAAGTCCTTCCTGGTGAACGTGGAAAAGGTGTAA
- the fdhD gene encoding formate dehydrogenase accessory sulfurtransferase FdhD — translation MNKIHPKEVKNVINVTSSRLINLWRREDLQHPQPDEVAEEVPVALVYNGISHVVMMASPKDLEHFAVGFSLSEGIIDSPREIYGMDVVPSCNGLEVQIELSSRRFMGLKERRRALAGRTGCGVCGVEQLNDIGKPVQPLPFTQTFNLARLDQALRHLKDFQPVGQLTGCTHAAAWVMPSGELAGGHEDVGRHVALDKLLGRRAAQGESWLPGAALVSSRASYEMVQKSAMCGVEILFAVSAATTLAVEVAERCNLTLVGFCKPGKATIYTHPQRLIAE, via the coding sequence GTGAATAAGATACATCCAAAAGAAGTTAAAAATGTGATAAATGTCACGAGTTCTCGGCTGATTAACCTCTGGAGACGTGAGGATTTACAACATCCTCAGCCGGATGAGGTAGCCGAAGAGGTGCCCGTTGCGCTGGTCTATAACGGCATTTCTCATGTTGTGATGATGGCTTCGCCGAAAGATCTGGAACACTTTGCGGTCGGTTTTTCCCTCTCCGAGGGGATTATTGACAGCCCGCGCGAGATCTATGGCATGGATGTTGTCCCTTCCTGTAACGGCCTTGAAGTCCAGATCGAACTTTCCAGTCGCCGTTTTATGGGGCTGAAAGAGCGTCGTCGCGCGCTGGCCGGACGCACCGGCTGTGGCGTATGCGGCGTTGAGCAACTCAACGACATTGGCAAACCCGTACAGCCGCTGCCCTTCACCCAGACCTTTAACCTCGCCAGGCTTGATCAGGCGTTAAGGCATCTGAAGGATTTTCAGCCCGTGGGACAACTCACCGGATGTACGCATGCTGCGGCGTGGGTGATGCCATCAGGCGAACTGGCGGGCGGGCATGAAGATGTTGGTCGACATGTTGCGCTGGATAAACTGCTGGGGCGACGTGCTGCGCAGGGAGAAAGCTGGCTGCCGGGAGCGGCGCTGGTCTCCAGTCGTGCGAGCTATGAGATGGTGCAGAAGTCCGCAATGTGCGGTGTAGAGATCCTGTTTGCTGTTTCTGCCGCCACCACGCTGGCGGTTGAAGTCGCCGAGCGCTGCAATCTGACGCTGGTGGGGTTCTGTAAGCCGGGCAAGGCAACCATTTATACTCATCCACAGCGTTTAATCGCTGAGTGA
- a CDS encoding DUF1471 domain-containing protein yields MKSIKTFVAVIALATSFGSFAAQSVTATGSTLESTEAKIAAQAEQAGASSYKITQAYTGNRVHMTAELLK; encoded by the coding sequence ATGAAAAGCATCAAAACTTTTGTCGCAGTTATCGCTCTCGCTACCTCTTTCGGCTCTTTCGCTGCCCAGTCCGTGACAGCGACCGGTTCTACTCTGGAAAGCACTGAAGCAAAAATCGCTGCGCAGGCTGAACAAGCGGGTGCCAGCTCCTATAAAATCACTCAGGCTTACACCGGTAACCGCGTGCACATGACGGCGGAACTGCTGAAATAA
- a CDS encoding 6-phosphofructokinase, whose translation MKIGIVISGGDVAGINNFIFQIARLADAKITLFNGGIPGLLEKNHHDVTWRDLVDFSIAAIPIITSGRTTRKLQRSEYETIAKKLKSLHIDVLIMAGGDGSLQFLNTLSEFDINCFGVGMTIDNDVYGSHYTIGFSTACEQIIKEVSRLRNTGRALPGRVFMVELLGGYCGELTLQSAIKCNADIALIPESQMPLETIAERVKQKLIVQNSVIILCSEGYTREYSPGFQGAIDTMIKQLEPRIGERIRKTIVGYGLRNGDPTCEEIYQGTIMASEVVRCIQSGMKNKAIIINQSNKPIPIDLISMKKRLVDTEGHHYKLAKQLNII comes from the coding sequence ATGAAAATTGGTATTGTCATTAGTGGTGGAGACGTTGCTGGAATCAATAATTTTATATTCCAGATTGCCAGACTCGCGGATGCAAAAATTACGTTATTCAATGGTGGTATTCCCGGGTTGCTGGAGAAAAATCACCATGACGTGACATGGCGAGATTTGGTTGATTTTTCTATCGCGGCGATACCGATCATTACCTCGGGAAGAACAACCCGTAAGTTGCAGCGTAGCGAATATGAAACGATCGCCAAAAAACTCAAGTCGCTGCACATTGATGTGCTGATTATGGCTGGCGGCGACGGTAGTTTACAGTTTCTCAATACCCTGAGCGAGTTTGATATTAATTGTTTTGGCGTAGGGATGACTATCGATAATGATGTTTATGGCAGCCATTATACGATTGGTTTTTCGACTGCCTGCGAACAGATTATTAAGGAGGTTTCGCGTTTAAGAAACACGGGCAGAGCGCTACCCGGTCGCGTATTTATGGTGGAATTATTGGGCGGGTATTGTGGTGAATTAACCCTGCAATCCGCCATTAAATGTAATGCGGATATTGCCCTGATTCCGGAGTCCCAGATGCCGCTTGAAACCATAGCGGAACGGGTGAAGCAGAAACTGATCGTCCAGAACAGCGTGATTATTCTGTGCTCAGAAGGCTACACCAGGGAATACTCTCCCGGTTTTCAGGGAGCGATTGATACAATGATTAAGCAACTCGAGCCGCGTATTGGTGAGCGAATCCGTAAAACGATTGTCGGTTACGGTTTACGTAATGGCGATCCGACCTGTGAAGAAATTTATCAGGGTACCATTATGGCGAGCGAAGTGGTTCGGTGTATCCAGTCAGGGATGAAAAATAAAGCGATTATTATAAATCAAAGCAATAAACCTATTCCGATTGATCTCATAAGTATGAAAAAACGTCTGGTTGATACAGAAGGACATCATTACAAACTTGCCAAACAACTCAATATTATTTGA